DNA sequence from the Drosophila sechellia strain sech25 chromosome 3L, ASM438219v1, whole genome shotgun sequence genome:
tataatttttaatagaaactctgaaattgcatatttactattttattttatggaaTACCGGGGCTTATTATCTTAAGTTTTAAGTtcagttttttaaattttaatgtcTGGAGAAATAACTTATAGCTAATCTAATTTAACCTTGCTAATAACCTTTGTCAATTGAGGTTCAGTCTTCTGGGGCATTTTGGAACCGAATCTGTCCCCTTGAGGACCTCCAAATGCAACGAGGGCGTTGCATTGAGACACTGGCCGTGGCAGCCCTAATATAATAGTGGCCAAATACCATGGTCAATGACAGCGTCGTGAAATTTGCAACTGGCGACACGTGGCAGGGGCAACCAGACACCACCCTTGGCCCTTTTAAGAGGATGCCCCCGTGTCAACCCAATCTGATTCCAGCTAAAAACGTTTCTCTCTCTGCAGAGAGCGGATGTGCAAAAGCGCATGTTTGGGAGCTGCAACGATGCACTTGCCACACGGCTGCACGAAGGTTAAAAGAGTTTTCAGGGGCACTACGAGACTTACTACTGCTCCACCGGGCGAGGAACAAGGCCCAAGGACCAAGGGCAAGGACACGCAGGCATGCGCATTTCCGCATCCGAAGTCGGGTCCTTGGCTCTGGTTCGGTTTCGTATTCGGATCCTTGGCTAGAAGTGCCTCATTGCCAAGGTCCCAGGCGTGGGGAAGGCAGTGATGCCCACTATAGACTGATAAAAGTTCCTGTATTACCTTATGATGCGAGTCTGAACCAAACTAAACCAAACACTTATATAATTAAACAACTAGTTCAAATTGCTTAATATTAGCTATTAAAATTGTGTGATAGACAGGccttttatatgtttataagTTAGATTTTTTCCATCCaacgcttaaatatttaaattttttaagtgAATTGCTTATTTATCCCTCATTTTATAAAAGTATCAGACATTCTTACATTTTACTGTACAGTTCGATGATGCAGGCGTCAAACTCCTGCAAATGACATGGgtgaaaacaaatatatagGGGGAGGTACGGGGGAGGAGCAGATTAATTTCAGGGCTGCACACTGCAGTTCTTTTGCATTTCCTTGACAAATTGTGAACTGAATGCAACCGATGCAGTGCAAGGATATATGGCACACACGTGTCTCCAACACTCACGCGGTCGCTAAAATTCGACATTGCAACGATGGTCATTAAAAGGTCAGCACAAACAAGTCCTTGTCCAGATCCGAACTAAAATGTTGAAATGTTTGGCACGCTTTAATGTTATCGAGatattatttcaaaatatgtaaattgaacttttatttaaaataattgataCATCTTTTATATGAGGattcaatttttaaagcaACTCACAAAGAATAACTACTGTAGCTACTGTTCTTGAATAATAATTATTGGGAATAATAATCATTATATGTAATGAGGTTCATATCAATATTAAAGGtttatattatacattttcTAGCAGACACATTCTGTAATAAAAAGTAGTACGCAAATAAACATACAAAAACATTGTCTACACCAATTGGAAAACTGTTGACCAGAGCGAATAAAACGAATTTACCGAATTTACTTAGCcccaaactaaacaaaattcAATATCGGGCCTAAGCCAATTATTGGGTCAATGTGCGTGCATTGAACTGATTCGGCCAAGTCAAAGCGTAAAGTGGCCAAATGTGTGCTATAAGTCACTCGCCTCCAGAGGGTTCATTGAGACTAATTTTCATGGGGACCCGCAGAGCAGGAGACAAGGAGCTCCGGAGTTTTTATGGCAGAGGAGCAGGCGTGTCGGGTCGGTGACTCAGTGGCAATATTTGGGTTTAGCAAAAGTTTATCCCCTTGTCACCCTCATGTTGAAAATATGGGAATTTTCGGCATTGTAGCTACACAAAAATACCTACAACGATGCTAATCGATAATCTAaggatttttgtttaaaatattcaatttattaatatttgtacAGTCTTCCACCTTTTGAaagtatatttaaataatggtTATTATGCTTGAAGATAACAAGTTTAGATTGTTCACCTGTTCGAAACAAAATGCTCCTATTGCTGCGTATCCCATTGTATTATTCCAACCTGCAGTCAGCGAAGGTGAATCATTGTTCCAAAAACTCCCACTTTGTGCTCCTAGCGCCCAACCACCTGATGAGTAAGCCACGGAATTTGCGGCCAATGTTGTTGAACTTCCTCGGGAACCGTGTCCATTGCACCTGACACGCACTCCTGGATGGAAAGGACAAGATTGAAATGGATGGGTATGGCGCGCAAGTTCAGAGGCGCAAGTTCAAAGTTCACGTGGGGCTTGGATTTGTCGGGCATTAGTCATATTGTTTAAATTGTTCCATGTGCACGCTttgctttaaatatttgatgATATCTCTTATTgaatgttttatatatttaaagcgTCGTATATATACTCACATTGATATACTTAtccaaaattataaaaaacaacatcaaatttgcatttttggaaaataaatatatatttttgtaatatatTAACATTATCTTCAGCTTAATGTTGATCATTTTAGGCCAATCTATTAGTAACATATAACATATGGCCATGGAGTCCGAGTtgatatttaaaatgcaaaatcaTACAAATAATCTAAATCTATCAATTCGGGATTTGAGGTCCATGGAAtctaaaaaagaaaataaataatgcttcccactatttcttatttatttccaCTTACTAATCGGCGAATCCATTCTGACTTTATGCGAGCGTAAATAATAAGTTGAAAAGGTTCCTCCTTCTCGACCCCGTTATCCTTGAGAACTTCAACAATGGACGACACAAAAGCTTGGTAAATTTTAATAGCCTTCATTGGTGTATAGAATGCACGTAACTTTGGACATGATCGAAGAACTTGGAGAAAGTTGTCACCATCGAATGGAGGCGGATTGCAATTTTCATTCAGCTTTTCAATATTCACTCCGTTTTGCAGAATAAACCGAAACAGAAGGCCTTCAATGTGGCAGTTGGAGTTTATCATGTCTAAAGTCTTTAGCTTCGGACAATGGGGCAATTCCGTAAAAATTTCACAGTTGTTAATTTTTAGATCCTCCAGCTCTGGCCAAATCAAAGAATGCGGCTGTTCTGAGGGCATTATTGTTACTTTGCGTAATGTCAAGGAGCGGAGATTCGAAAGTGGTGTACAAATCTCGAGAAGATTTAAAGGTGAATAGGGATTGAAGCTTTTAATATAATCGATCCCTAATTCCTCCAAAGCAATCAAGTTTTGAATCTGGCAGACTAAAAAAATTCGATGTATCGGTTATgcaaaaaattattgaaaatattgattatacttttgtatttaaattggGCTATCACTAATATATTCAACTTACCATCTTCGGTAATATTACCCCTCAATGCTAATTGTGTCACATTGGTCATTTCTGCGAGCGAATCGAAAAtctttttcgaatttttttttgtgaatatAGTAAGTTCAACTGATACCAATAGTTTACTCATTTTCAACAAAAGAGACCGCACGCTGTCACAATTTTTGTCGTACACGTCAATTCTCGCCGACTTCAAATTGGGACAATGCTGCTCAATCGACTCAACCAGTATATCACTCCATGGGGTGTTCCAAATTTGTCTGCTGGAAAATTCCTCAACAGTCGATCCACATAGGCTCACAAGAACCACCCACAATTCTTGAGTTACTCCAAAGAAGGGTCTGAGCTTCTTAAAGGCACTTCGACTGTGATAGGCAAACGCTTTGCCCAGCTTTTCATGCACCTGTGCCAGTTGCAGTTTATCTACAATACTCTGCAGTTCCTCGAATATGAGATCGAGGACTTCGATCGGCAAATCGGATATAGTCCGCTCGTTCTCCATCGCAAAGCTTTTCGCCCGAGAGCGAAATGCGAACTGAAAACTACAGCAAGAGCATCAGCTAGCTAAAAATCCAATTGAGAGGGAGAGCGAAAAGTTAAATGAGAGAAACCGAATCCGGGAACGCATTCCACTCTCCAGCTCTCAGTTTAGTGACATTACAACATAATGTTGTGAaattatttgtaaatattgtaagtttaatgtattttaaataaatttatacattttttagcGATATTAGATATTTGCAATTGTTATTATTCAGTTCGAATTCgttacaatttaaaaaataaaaagcaactACTTTCTAAGTTTTACAAATTGTACAATCGTTCTATACAggttaaataataattaaaatagatttataattaattgtttTGAGTTTTCTGATATACCATTGGCCAGTCCTTAAAACTTGTACAGGTAAAGCGTATGAATCACTTCAGGATTAGAAGTCCGTTGTAACTGAAAGACGAAAATTAACAACGAAAAGTGTATGCAAAGTAAACATATGGTAGATTCCACTCACAAATCGTCGAAACCATCTAAGCTTGTCCCGGCAGTACAATATCAGTTCGAAGGGTTCCTTTCGCGTTGATGCGGTCTCCTTGAGAATATCCACTACGGATGTAACAAAAGCTTGGTAGATCTTGATACCACCCATTTGAGTGGACAACACTCGCAATTTTGGACAGCTGCGAATAACTTGAAGGAAACTCTGCCCATCAAATGGTGCCGGTTCACAGCTTTCATCGATTTCCTCGATATTATTGCcgtttttcaaaataaaactgcATACGTATCCTTTGATTCTACATTTGCAGAATTTGATATATAAGCTTTTCAGCTTGGGACAATCGGGTATCACTGTGGAGATTTCGCAATTCTGCATTTTCAAATCTTTTAAATTTGGCCATATCATGGGATGGAAGCTGTCTGGTtgagatatagatatattgCTCACAGTCAAACGCCGGAGATTTGTCATATTTCCGCAAATTTGAAGCAGATTAACTGCTCTGCATCTGTATCCTCTACCTTGATAGATGAGTTGCAGCTCCTCCAGATCAACCAGTTTGCACAGCTGATTAACTGAAAAATGTGGACAACAAAATAACAAGTTTACTATTTCATACCCAATACGAGAGAGGCAAACATATGCAAGTACTAAGTAAATAAGTTTGCAAACGAAAGAAAACATTATAATTTGCAATGTTGAATTATCCGAACGGGAGTCAAAACAAAAGGAAGACAGACAGAAATCTGATAATCGTCAAACGGAAAAAAATTTACCGTTTGATATTGGCCGAGTCTGAATATAAACAGCCGCTTATCGTATTATATTTACTTCGATACTCTTTTAACTATACTCTTTAACCCATTAACGCCGGAATGAAATGAGAATATAACACTATTGGAAATTCgatttattttcttaaatgACTTACCTCCCCAATCTATGTATCCTTCATACAAGAATTTTTTCAAGTGTTTCAGCTCGGCCACGGCATTAAGAATCCTCGGCGATTGGCAACTATCGTTGAGCTTCAGTTCGACCGATATTAAAGAGTTCGCCAAGTTCAACAGAAAAAACTGAAGACTGTGACTATTCCTTAATGAAGCACTGATGTTCACCGTCTCCAGGTTGGGACAGTACTTCGCAATCGATTTGGCCAACAC
Encoded proteins:
- the LOC116801229 gene encoding uncharacterized protein LOC116801229; the encoded protein is MENERTISDLPIEVLDLIFEELQSIVDKLQLAQVHEKLGKAFAYHSRSAFKKLRPFFGVTQELWVVLVSLCGSTVEEFSSRQIWNTPWSDILVESIEQHCPNLKSARIDVYDKNCDSVRSLLLKMSKLLVSVELTIFTKKNSKKIFDSLAEMTNVTQLALRGNITEDVCQIQNLIALEELGIDYIKSFNPYSPLNLLEICTPLSNLRSLTLRKVTIMPSEQPHSLIWPELEDLKINNCEIFTELPHCPKLKTLDMINSNCHIEGLLFRFILQNGVNIEKLNENCNPPPFDGDNFLQVLRSCPKLRAFYTPMKAIKIYQAFVSSIVEVLKDNGVEKEEPFQLIIYARIKSEWIRRLIPWTSNPELIDLDYLYDFAF
- the LOC6618280 gene encoding uncharacterized protein LOC6618280, producing MSNQRTITDLPLEVLDIIFSNLRNLRDKLRLAQVDDYLGKAFSYHSRSDFKKFSPKIHFPVRLYRVLLANCGPSIVEFTCGSDTWSDVLAKSIAKYCPNLETVNISASLRNSHSLQFFLLNLANSLISVELKLNDSCQSPRILNAVAELKHLKKFLYEGYIDWGVNQLCKLVDLEELQLIYQGRGYRCRAVNLLQICGNMTNLRRLTVSNISISQPDSFHPMIWPNLKDLKMQNCEISTVIPDCPKLKSLYIKFCKCRIKGYVCSFILKNGNNIEEIDESCEPAPFDGQSFLQVIRSCPKLRVLSTQMGGIKIYQAFVTSVVDILKETASTRKEPFELILYCRDKLRWFRRFLQRTSNPEVIHTLYLYKF